A single genomic interval of Hevea brasiliensis isolate MT/VB/25A 57/8 chromosome 4, ASM3005281v1, whole genome shotgun sequence harbors:
- the LOC110632773 gene encoding serine acetyltransferase 1, chloroplastic yields the protein MKVLVLAPSLYKAFSPLSLRNPFLFPNASSSICTLSKHLHFNPMAACVDTPRTDTSHLSRDPNRSQADDNFYNYAKFFQPSFSDRVSGLPFTKNHMKTMHTQSVVEDLHHEYDDREDPWLKMQEEARLDVEQEPIASSYYYTSILSQKTLERALANHLAIKLSNSSLPSSTLFDIFVGVLEENRDIISAVKEDLIAAKERDPACISYVHCFLNFKGFLACQAHRVAHKLWTQGRNVLAILIQNRVSEAFAVDIHPGARIGHGILLDHATGVVVGETAVIGNNVSILHNMTLGGTGKISGDRHPKIGDGVLIGAGTCILGNIRIGDGAKIGACSVVLKDVPPRTTAVGNPARLVGGKQNPIKLDKIPSFTMDHTSHIAEWSDYVI from the coding sequence ATGAAAGTTCTGGTGCTAGCCCCTTCTCTATATAAGGccttttctcctctctctcttcgCAATCCTTTCTTGTTTCCAAACGCTTCTTCATCTATTTGCACCCTTTCCAAGCATCTCCATTTCAATCCCATGGCTGCTTGTGTTGACACTCCTAGAACGGACACCTCTCATCTTTCTCGCGATCCAAACAGGTCTCAAGCGGATGATAACTTTTACAATTATGCGAAATTTTTTCAACCCAGTTTCTCCGATCGTGTTTCTGGCTTACCCTTTACCAAGAATCATATGAAAACCATGCATACGCAGTCTGTTGTTGAAGATCTCCACCACGAATACGATGATAGAGAAGATCCATGGCTCAAAATGCAGGAGGAAGCCAGGTTAGATGTTGAGCAGGAACCAATTGCATCCAGCTACTACTATACCTCCATTTTGTCTCAGAAGACACTAGAAAGGGCGTTGGCGAATCATCTCGCAATCAAGTTGAGCAATTCTAGCCTTCCTAGTAGTACTCTGTTTGATATTTTTGTAGGGGTTCTTGAAGAGAATCGAGACATCATTAGTGCGGTGAAGGAGGATTTGATAGCTGCGAAGGAAAGAGATCCAGCGTGCATAAGCTACGTGCACTGTTTCTTGAATTTCAAGGGGTTTCTGGCGTGCCAAGCCCATAGAGTAGCGCATAAATTATGGACCCAAGGTAGAAATGTTTTAGCTATATTGATACAAAACAGAGTATCTGAGGCTTTTGCAGTCGATATTCATCCAGGAGCAAGGATTGGACATGGTATATTACTCGATCATGCTACAGGAGTAGTTGTTGGAGAGACTGCTGTGATTGGGAACAATGTGTCAATCTTGCATAATATGACTTTAGGTGGTACTGGGAAGATTTCTGGAGACAGGCATCCAAAGATTGGTGATGGGGTTTTGATTGGGGCTGGGACTTGTATTTTGGGTAACATTAGGATTGGTGATGGAGCCAAGATTGGGGCTTGTTCTGTGGTGTTGAAGGACGTGCCACCCAGGACCACTGCTGTTGGTAACCCAGCTAGATTGGTTGGAGGGAAGCAGAACCCAATTAAGCTTGACAAGATTCCCAGTTTTACCATGGACCACACTTCGCACATAGCTGAGTGGTCTGATTATGTTATTTAG
- the LOC131179202 gene encoding desmethyl-deoxy-podophyllotoxin synthase-like, giving the protein MAFTLFSLPALIPLLFFIFMALRIGMKPSAKAPITKSLPPGPRKLPIIGNMHNLLGSLPHHRLQDLAKKYGPLMHLQLGEVTTIVISSPEIAKDVMKTNDIIFAQRPFSLSAHIISYESADIAFAPYGEYWRQMRKICMLELLSAKRVQSFRSIREEEVSNLMSSISFNGGSLVNLSKKLFAFTYSVISRAAFGRVREEQEAFVALVKEIMEVGAGFSISDLFPSIKVLQMVSGMGAKMERLHQEADRILENIISDHRSRKAAVRIADEGVDLVDVFLNLQDQENLEFSLSIDKIKSVILDIFIAGSETSSTTAEWAMSEMLRNPTVMEKAQAEVRQVFSGKGHVDEEGLGELNYLKLVIKETLRLHPPLPLLLPRESREQCEINGNRIPIKTKVIVNAWAIGRDPNYWIEAERFNAERFSDSTIDYKGANFEYIPFGAGRRICPGISFGMVNVELPLANLLYYFDWKLPSGMKLEELDMTESFGSVVRRKNDLCLIPTLCHPLPVA; this is encoded by the exons ATGGCATTCACACTCTTCTCCTTGCCCGCACTTATCCCACTCCTCTTCTTTATCTTCATGGCATTGAGGATAGGGATGAAACCAAGCGCTAAAGCCCCGATTACCAAAAGTTTGCCCCCAGGGCCAAGGAAGCTACCCATCATAGGAAATATGCATAATTTACTTGGCTCTCTACCCCATCATAGACTTCAAGATTTGGCCAAGAAATATGGACCTCTTATGCACCTTCAACTTGGGGAAGTTACCACCATAGTCATTTCTTCCCCAGAAATTGCAAAAGATGTTATGAAAACCAATGATATTATCTTCGCCCAAAGACCCTTTAGTCTTTCCGCACATATCATCTCTTATGAGTCTGCAGACATTGCATTTGCACCATATGGAGAGTACTGGAGACAGATGAGGAAAATTTGCATGCTGGAGTTGCTAAGTGCTAAGCGTGTGCAATCATTCAGATCAATCAGGGAAGAAGAGGTATCAAATCTAATGAGTAGTATTTCTTTTAATGGAGGATCCCTGGTGAACCTTAGCAAGAAGTTGTTTGCTTTCACGTACAGTGTGATTTCAAGGGCAGCCTTTGGTAGGGTAAGGGAAGAGCAAGAAGCATTTGTAGCTCTTGTTAAAGAAATAATGGAAGTGGGAGCAGGTTTTAGTATTTCCGATTTGTTCCCTTCCATTAAAGTGCTTCAAATGGTTAGTGGGATGGGAGCTAAAATGGAAAGGTTGCATCAGGAAGCAGACAGGATACTCGAAAATATAATCAGTGATCACAGATCCAGAAAAGCAGCGGTTAGGATTGCCGATGAGGGTGTTGATCTTGTAGATGTTTTTTTGAACCTTCAGGATCAAGAAAACCTTGAGTTTTCTTTATCAATTGACAAAATCAAGTCAGTCATCCTG GACATATTCATTGCTGGGAGTGAGACTTCATCTACAACTGCAGAATGGGCGATGTCAGAGATGCTAAGAAACCCAACAGTGATGGAAAAGGCACAAGCAGAGGTGAGGCAAGTTTTCAGTGGAAAAGGCCATGTAGACGAAGAAGGTCTTGGAGAATTAAATTACTTAAAATTGGTTATCAAAGAGACTCTTCGATTACACCCTCCTCTTCCTTTGCTACTTCCAAGAGAATCTCGAGAGCAATGCGAGATTAATGGAAATCGGATACCCATCAAAACCAAAGTGATTGTTAATGCATGGGCTATAGGAAGGGATCCAAATTATTGGATTGAGGCTGAAAGATTCAATGCTGAAAGATTTTCTGATAGTACAATAGATTACAAGGGAGCTAATTTTGAGTACATCCCATTTGGTGCCGGAAGGAGGATTTGTCCtggcatatcatttggtatgGTTAATGTCGAGCTTCCACTCGCAAATTTGCTTTACTATTTTGATTGGAAACTCCCTAGTGGAATGAAGCTAGAAGAACTAGACATGACAGAGTCTTTTGGATCAGTTGTCAGAAGAAAAAACGACTTGTGCTTGATTCCTACTCTGTGCCATCCTCTGCCAGTGGCATAA
- the LOC110632747 gene encoding desmethyl-deoxy-podophyllotoxin synthase-like, giving the protein MSLLSTFIMDQHQFLSFPVLFTSFIFIFMVLKICRRSKTNQNLPPGPRKLPIIGNMHNLLGSLPHHRLQDLAKKYGPLMHLQLGEVTTIVISSPEIAKDVMKTNDIIFAQRPFSLSAHIISYESADIAFAPYGGYWRQMRKICMLELLSAKRVQSFRSIREEEVSNLMSSISFNGGSLVNLSKKLFAFTYSVISRAAFGRVREEQEAFVALLKEIMEVGAGFSISDLFPSIKVLQMVSGMGAKMERLHQEADRILENIISDHRSRKAAVRIADEGVDLVDVFLNLQDQENLEFSLSIDNIKSVILDIFIAGSETSSTTAEWAMSEMLRNPTVMEKAQAEVRQVFSGKGHVDEEGLGELNYLKLVVKETLRLHPPLPLLLPRESREQCEINGNRIPIKTKVIVNAWAIGRDPNYWIEAERFNPERFSDSTIDYKGANFEYIPFGAGRRICPGISFGMVNVELPLANLLYHFDWKLPSGMKLEELDMTESFGSVVRRKNDLCLTPTLCHPLPVA; this is encoded by the exons ATGAGCCTCCTTTCCACTTTCATCATGGATCAGCACCAATTCCTTTCCTTCCCAGTATTGTTCACCTCCTTCATCTTCATCTTTATGGTGCTGAAAATATGCAGAAGATCAAAAACCAATCAAAATCTACCTCCAGGACCAAGGAAGCTACCCATCATAGGAAATATGCATAATTTACTTGGCTCTCTACCCCATCATAGACTTCAAGATTTGGCCAAGAAATATGGACCTCTTATGCACCTTCAACTTGGGGAAGTTACCACCATAGTCATTTCTTCCCCAGAAATTGCAAAAGATGTTATGAAAACCAATGATATTATCTTCGCCCAAAGACCCTTTAGTCTTTCCGCACATATCATCTCTTATGAGTCTGCAGACATTGCATTTGCACCATATGGAGGGTACTGGAGACAGATGAGGAAAATTTGCATGCTGGAGTTGCTAAGTGCTAAGCGTGTGCAATCATTCAGATCAATCAGGGAAGAAGAGGTATCAAATCTAATGAGTAGTATTTCTTTTAATGGAGGATCCCTGGTGAACCTTAGCAAGAAGTTGTTTGCTTTCACGTACAGTGTGATTTCAAGGGCAGCCTTTGGTAGGGTAAGGGAAGAGCAAGAAGCATTTGTAGCTCTTCTTAAAGAAATAATGGAAGTGGGAGCAGGTTTTAGCATTTCCGATTTGTTCCCTTCCATTAAAGTGCTTCAAATGGTTAGTGGGATGGGAGCTAAAATGGAAAGGTTGCATCAGGAAGCAGACAGGATACTCGAAAATATAATCAGTGATCATAGATCCAGAAAAGCAGCGGTTAGGATTGCCGATGAGGGTGTTGATCTTGTAGATGTTTTTTTGAACCTTCAGGATCAAGAAAACCTTGAGTTCTCTTTATCAATTGACAACATCAAGTCAGTCATCCTG GACATATTCATTGCTGGGAGTGAGACTTCATCTACAACTGCAGAATGGGCGATGTCAGAAATGCTAAGAAACCCAACAGTGATGGAAAAGGCACAAGCAGAGGTGAGGCAAGTTTTCAGTGGAAAAGGCCATGTAGACGAAGAAGGTCTTGGAGAATTAAATTACTTAAAATTGGTTGTCAAAGAGACTCTTCGATTACACCCTCCTCTTCCTTTGCTACTTCCAAGAGAATCTCGAGAGCAATGCGAGATCAATGGAAATCGGATACCCATCAAAACCAAAGTGATTGTTAATGCATGGGCTATAGGAAGGGATCCAAATTATTGGATTGAGGCTGAAAGATTCAATCCTGAAAGATTTTCTGATAGTACAATAGATTACAAGGGAGCTAATTTTGAGTACATCCCATTTGGTGCCGGAAGGAGGATTTGTCCtggcatatcatttggtatgGTTAATGTCGAGCTTCCACTCGCAAATTTGCTTTACCATTTTGATTGGAAACTCCCTAGTGGAATGAAGCTAGAAGAACTAGACATGACAGAGTCTTTTGGATCAGTTGTCAGAAGAAAAAACGACTTGTGCTTGACTCCTACTCTGTGCCATCCTCTGCCAGTGGCATAA
- the LOC131179385 gene encoding premnaspirodiene oxygenase-like gives MYSSALTKNEKLDAKSALLDGCECPSEAQAEVRQVLDGKGDADEKRIEELKYLKLVLRETLRLHPPVPLLLPRECSETCEINGYKKPVKTKVVVNAWALGRDPSYWSEAETFIPERFLDSSIDFKGNNFEYIPFGAGRRICPGISFAQSNIELPHAHLLYHFDWKLANGLKQEDLDMTETFGLTARKKQNLVLIPIPYASLFK, from the exons ATGTATTCATCAGCTTTGACAAAAAATGAAAAAC tggATGCAAAGTCTGCCTTGTTGGATGGTTGTGAGTGCCCGTCAGAAGCGCAAGCAGAGGTAAGACAAGTGTTGGATGGAAAAGGAGATGCGGACGAAAAACGCATTGAAGAGTTAAAGTACCTGAAATTAGTACTCAGAGAAACCTTAAGGCTACACCCTCCAGTGCCCCTTCTGCTTCCAAGAGAATGCAGTGAGACTTGCGAGATTAATGGCTACAAGAAACCTGTCAAGACTAAAGTGGTTGTCAATGCATGGGCACTCGGAAGAGATCCAAGTTATTGGAGTGAAGCTGAGACATTCATTCCAGAGAGATTTCTTGACAGTTCAATTGATTTTAAGGGAAACAACTTTGAATATATCCCATTTGGAGCTGGAAGGAGAATCTGTCCAGGCATATCGTTTGCCCAGTCTAACATTGAGTTGCCACACGCTCATTTATTATATCATTTTGATTGGAAACTTGCTAATGGGTTGAAACAAGAAGATCTGGACATGACAGAGACTTTTGGGCTGACTGCAAGAAAAAAACAAAATCTTGTCTTAATTCCCATTCCTTATGCAAGCCTGTTCAAGTGA